The window TTCGACCTCAAATGTCTCAATGACTTGATTAGCCAGAAGACTTTGACACATCGACGTTGCCGTTTCCATCGCAGCACTTTTGGAAGCCGCGTCCAATTTGATCTCGATAAACTTACCAATTCGTGCATCGTCAATGCCTTTGAAACCGAGGGTTTCCAATGAATGCATGACGGCCTTACCCTGCGGATCCAAAACTCCCGGTTTGGGCATTACTTTAATTTTTGCAGTAAACATCATGGCGTAATATAAGTTAGTTGTTAATAAAATTTATGCTATTGCGATCCCAAAATGCCGTTCCGAATGGCAATTTCCTTCGCATTTGCATTTGGGTTTTCAGTCAGCACCACATCGGGTACTGTGCCAGGTAAAATCGGTCCTTTCAGTTCCATTGATTTTCCGTCGCGTTCAACCGTCATCCGTATCGTTTCGCCGACGCTCAATTTATCGACATTGGACAAAAACGAGCGAATGGAATCCGTATCGCCCGGGACGATTTTGCGATTGATGGTTCGGATGATATCCCCATTCTGCAACTTTAGTGATGATGCAGTTGAATTCCTGGATATACTGGACACAAATAATTGACCATTTTCGTCGATATCGAGATACCAGCCAAAATAAGGTTGAAAACGAACTTCGTATAACAAGCCCGCCT is drawn from bacterium and contains these coding sequences:
- the purS gene encoding phosphoribosylformylglycinamidine synthase subunit PurS gives rise to the protein MFTAKIKVMPKPGVLDPQGKAVMHSLETLGFKGIDDARIGKFIEIKLDAASKSAAMETATSMCQSLLANQVIETFEVEIS